Genomic window (Marinilabiliales bacterium):
GCTGAAACATGATACGGCGAAAACCGGGGTGGAGACCCTGGATCTTGCCAGTGTTGCAGGAGAGGCCGTGGCAGCTCTTTACTGTTTCATCGGCGAGCACCGTTCCGAAGTTGTAAACGAGATACCTGCTGATACCAGGGTGCGTGCCAACAGGACCTATCTTTGCTCTTTAATAAACAATTTGGTTACCAACGCGGTGAAATTTTCAGGTAACGGCCATCCCGTTACCATCAGGGCCTCTTCAAACGGTAACCGCGTGATGGTTACCGTTGAAGACAGGGGGTTGGGTATCGCGCCCGAGGATGTAACCAAGCTTTTCCGCATTGATGTTGACGCACGGGCCATAGGCAATCCTGAAGGCAAGGGCACCGGCATGGGGCTGATCATCTGCCGGGAGCTTGTCGAGAGGATGGATGGTGAGATATGGGCTGAGAGCGAGCCGGGCAGGGGGTCGAGGTTCATTTTCACTTTACCTTCCGGGGAAGTTAGCTTGTCGTGAAAACTGTAATGATATGATAGAAATAGTAATAGTTGATGACCACCAGATCGTGCGTGACGGGATAAAGGCAATGTTTTTTGACTGCGACCGGGTTAAGGTGACCGGCGAGGCGGCCGGATACGATGAGCTGATGCAGTTGCTCAGGCAGGATATTCCCGACGTTGTAGTGCTTGACATATCGCTGCCGGGCAAATCGGGCGTTGAGATTGCCGGCGAGCTACGACAAAAGCATGAGAAGGTCGGGATACTGATGCTGTCAGCAAATACAGATGAGGAAAATATAATTGAGTCGATACGTGCCGGCGCTGACGGCTTCCTTCCCAAGGACACCTCGCGGGAGGAGCTTACCGAGGCAATTTCCCTGGTTAACAGAGGTGAGGAGTATTTCGGGGCTAACCTTTCGAAGATCATATACAAAAGCTATACCCATCACGTGAAGGCAGCCCGGGACGATACCGGTCCGCCCTGCCTGTCGGACAGGGAAAAGGAGACACTGAAATGCCTGGCTGACGGACTTTGCAGCAAGGAGATAGCCGATAAGCTGAATATAAGCACCCGCACCGTAGAGTTCCACAAAGCCAAAAT
Coding sequences:
- a CDS encoding DNA-binding response regulator, which produces MVRYGLRASRAGGRGSFSLYLPGKLACRENCNDMIEIVIVDDHQIVRDGIKAMFFDCDRVKVTGEAAGYDELMQLLRQDIPDVVVLDISLPGKSGVEIAGELRQKHEKVGILMLSANTDEENIIESIRAGADGFLPKDTSREELTEAISLVNRGEEYFGANLSKIIYKSYTHHVKAARDDTGPPCLSDREKETLKCLADGLCSKEIADKLNISTRTVEFHKAKILEKLDLRTTADLVKYAIKQGIVKL